The following proteins are encoded in a genomic region of Tachysurus fulvidraco isolate hzauxx_2018 chromosome 22, HZAU_PFXX_2.0, whole genome shotgun sequence:
- the ift80 gene encoding intraflagellar transport protein 80 homolog, whose product MRFKTSLLKEPKHKELVSCVGWITADEVYSCSEDHQILKWNLHTNETSLVVKLQEDIYPIDLHWFPKTVAGKKQALAEIFALTSTDGKFHVLSKTGRIEKSVEAHRGAVLASRWNYDGTALITAGEDGQIKIWSKSGMLRSTLAQQGCPVYSVAWGPDSDRILYTFGRQLVIKPLQPSSKSVQVTYQRRGNVQKKHHNKRSNRTYLKPLSFCLLIDRMLSSVCLCALQDQALWACLAGMAMANRELNTAETAYASIREVDKVQYIKFIKDLPSKESSLAHIQLFSGQVQEAEATLLQAGLVYQAIQIHIDLFNWDRALELAVKHKTHVDTVLAHRQKFLQDFGKEETNKRFLQYSEGVEVDWEKIQSKIEMELAKERERAANSSVRSSLASHR is encoded by the exons ATGAGGTTCAAAACATCTCTGCTGAAGGAGCCAAAAC ATAAAGAACTGGTCAGTTGTGTGGGCTGGATCACAGCTGATGAAGTCTACTCCTGTAGCGAAGACCATCAGATTCTAAAATGGAACCTGCACACGAACGAGACCAGTTTGGTGGTGAAGCTTCAGGAGGACATCTATCCCATCGACCTGCACTGGTTTCCCAAGACTGTAGCTGGGAAGAAGCAAGCTTTGGCAGAGATCTTCGCACTTACTAGTACAGACG gtaagTTCCACGTGCTGTCTAAGACGGGGCGCATCGAAAAGAGCGTGGAGGCGCATCGAGGAGCCGTGCTGGCGAGTCGCTGGAACTACGACGGGACGGCTCTCATCACAG cTGGTGAAGATGGACAAATCAAGATCTGGTCTAAAAGTGGGATGCTGAGGTCCACTTTGGCCCAACAAG GATGTCCTGTGTACTCCGTGGCTTGGGGTCCAGACTCCGACAGGATACTTTACACGTTTGGCCGGCAGCTCGTTATCAAACCTCTGCAGCCGAGCTCCAAATCTGTGCAGGTAACGTACCAAA GACGAGGAAATGTTCAGAAGAAGCATCACAATAAACGATCGAATCGAACGTATCTAAAGCCCTTGAGTTTCTGCTTGCTGATAGACCGAATGTtgtcgtctgtgtgtttgtgtgcattgcAGGATCAGGCGCTGTGGGCATGTCTGGCTGGTATGGCCATGGCTAACAGAGAGCTTAACACAGCTGAGACAGCTTACGCGTCCATCAGAGAG GTGGATAAAGtgcaatatataaaatttataaaggATTTGCCCTCTAAGGAATCCTCCCTGGCTCATATACAACTCTTCAGTGGACAAGTACAAGAGGCCGAAGCTACATTATTACAAGCAGGCCTTGTATACCAGGCCATTCAGATCCACATTGACCTGTTCAACTGGGACAG AGCTCTGGAACTGGCAGTGAAGCACAAAACCCATGTGGACACCGTCCTCGCACACAGACAGAAGTTCCTGCAAGACTTTGGCAAAGAAGAAACCAACAAGCGTTTCCTGCAGTACTCCGAAGGG gtggaggTGGATTGGGAGAAGATCCAGTCCAAGATCGAGATGGAGCTagccaaagagagagaaagagcagccAACTCTTCTGTGAGGAGCAGCTTGGCCTCTCATCGCTGA